From the Desulfovibrio sp. JY genome, one window contains:
- a CDS encoding DNA modification methylase, which produces METLKLEQWPLARLRPYERGLRKYGKDVVERMMSAIREYGFRVPVLARFDGRLRLDAAARLGLATVPVIPADELTEAQVRAFRLLVNRSATWAAWDEEMVAVELEELRELDVDLALTGFDVAELDALLDLLPLPGRTDPDDVPPVPETPQTRPGDIWLLGRHRLLCGDATSSADLAALLGDERPELAVTDPPYNVAVEGKAGKILNDNMAGTAFREFLGRAFAALHAVLADGAAVYIAHSETEGFAFRDAFQAAGFKLAGCLIWRKNVHVLGRSDYHWQHEPILYGWKPTDRHAWFGGRRQTTLLEALPGAVLLDDGRVQIPAGDDVYLISGHDLAVEVAPGSIVSVDKPTRSDAHPTMKPVALLERFIRNSSRPGGLVIDPFGGSGSTLMACEGLGRSCRTLELDPRFCDVIVRRWQEHNGRVATRPDGRPFPARGDAA; this is translated from the coding sequence ATGGAAACGCTCAAACTCGAACAATGGCCGCTGGCGCGGCTGCGGCCCTACGAGCGGGGCCTGCGCAAATACGGCAAGGACGTGGTGGAACGGATGATGTCGGCGATTCGGGAGTACGGATTTCGGGTGCCTGTGCTGGCGCGCTTCGACGGCCGCCTGCGCCTGGACGCGGCCGCGCGCCTGGGGCTGGCCACGGTGCCCGTGATCCCGGCCGACGAACTCACCGAGGCGCAAGTGCGCGCCTTCCGCCTGCTCGTCAACCGCTCAGCCACCTGGGCGGCCTGGGACGAGGAGATGGTGGCCGTGGAGCTGGAGGAGCTGCGGGAGCTGGATGTGGATCTCGCGCTCACCGGCTTCGACGTCGCCGAGCTGGACGCCCTGCTCGACCTGCTGCCGCTCCCCGGCCGCACGGATCCAGACGACGTGCCGCCTGTGCCCGAGACGCCGCAGACACGGCCGGGCGATATCTGGTTGCTTGGCCGGCATAGGTTGCTTTGCGGCGACGCCACCAGCTCGGCCGATCTGGCCGCACTGCTCGGCGATGAGCGCCCGGAGCTGGCCGTCACCGATCCACCTTACAACGTGGCCGTCGAGGGCAAGGCCGGAAAGATCCTCAACGACAACATGGCCGGAACAGCCTTCAGGGAGTTCCTGGGCCGAGCCTTTGCCGCGCTCCACGCGGTGCTGGCTGACGGCGCGGCCGTGTACATTGCCCACTCGGAGACCGAGGGCTTTGCCTTCCGCGACGCGTTCCAGGCCGCCGGCTTCAAGCTGGCCGGGTGCCTGATCTGGCGCAAAAACGTCCACGTGCTCGGCCGCTCTGACTATCACTGGCAGCACGAGCCCATCCTTTATGGCTGGAAGCCGACCGACCGGCACGCCTGGTTCGGCGGCCGCCGCCAGACCACCCTCCTCGAGGCGCTGCCGGGCGCGGTGCTCCTGGATGACGGCCGCGTGCAGATCCCGGCCGGCGACGACGTCTACCTTATCTCCGGCCATGATCTGGCCGTGGAAGTCGCCCCGGGCTCCATCGTCAGCGTGGACAAGCCGACACGCAGCGACGCGCACCCCACCATGAAACCCGTGGCGCTCCTCGAGCGTTTCATCCGCAACTCGTCCCGCCCTGGCGGCCTGGTCATCGATCCGTTCGGCGGCTCGGGCTCCACGCTCATGGCCTGCGAGGGCTTGGGCCGGTCCTGTCGCACCCTCGAACTGGATCCGCGCTTTTGCGACGTGATCGTGCGGCGCTGGCAGGAGCACAACGGCCGCGTGGCCACCCGTCCGGATGGACGGCCGTTCCCGGCCAGGGGGGACGCGGCATGA
- a CDS encoding DNA primase, with protein MPDRKDPTPEEIAAAAEQVAERVKEEGVTNEAAAPVIDYEFVKRCLFASSKGDGILYAAVHKGKFLCAASTQNKQVQWFEWTGSYWKDVVIYRAEAAVEAVISKYEEARVETDVKAGKAKEVGDADEQKRLERISKRLRKNIDSLRDGAGVSGALRFALSNDDPLLVSMKEFDADPYLFGVANGVIDLRTGEFRQARPSDRIKRTCNVTWEGIDAACPRWEAFVKEIVGEDADVAAFLQRVFGYAITGQSSEPLFVVLNGEGRNGKTVMVETLGRVCGDYMAPIPAELLLDQGQARDADKPTPTIMSLNGLRVAYATESEENRRFSIARVKWLSGDDRLTGRYMWENNPTSFYPTHTLFLLTNHRPHAGAHEYAFWDRLRLVDFPFRYVDNPKAENERQRDKTLGDHFERHELPGILAWLVKGCLAWQRDGISPPSSVLAATEEYQREEDHLQDFVEECLITTEGARVTATEIYDLYTRWYMKNRGKYVPTMNTFGKHLGKKIHKERRGGTVYYYDVQLNPVAEDAYPDKRAEKEAGYGNNLWGKSRKS; from the coding sequence ATGCCTGATCGAAAAGACCCGACACCGGAAGAGATCGCCGCCGCCGCCGAGCAGGTGGCCGAGCGCGTGAAAGAGGAAGGCGTCACTAACGAAGCCGCCGCGCCAGTCATCGATTACGAGTTCGTCAAGCGTTGCCTCTTCGCCAGCTCTAAAGGCGACGGCATTCTCTACGCTGCCGTGCACAAAGGAAAATTTCTTTGCGCTGCTTCAACTCAAAACAAGCAGGTGCAATGGTTCGAGTGGACGGGCTCATATTGGAAAGACGTGGTGATCTATCGGGCCGAAGCGGCTGTTGAGGCCGTAATCTCCAAATACGAAGAGGCGCGCGTCGAAACCGACGTCAAGGCTGGGAAGGCCAAGGAAGTCGGTGATGCGGACGAGCAAAAACGCCTGGAGCGCATCTCCAAGCGACTACGCAAAAACATCGATAGCCTCCGCGACGGGGCCGGGGTTTCGGGCGCGCTCCGGTTCGCGCTGTCCAACGACGATCCCCTCCTGGTGAGCATGAAGGAGTTTGATGCCGACCCGTATCTTTTCGGCGTCGCCAACGGCGTGATCGATCTGCGCACCGGGGAGTTCCGCCAAGCACGCCCGAGTGACCGAATCAAGCGAACCTGCAATGTCACCTGGGAAGGGATCGATGCCGCCTGTCCGCGCTGGGAGGCTTTCGTCAAGGAGATCGTCGGCGAGGACGCGGATGTAGCCGCATTTTTACAGCGGGTATTTGGCTACGCTATCACAGGCCAGAGTTCCGAACCGCTTTTCGTGGTGCTTAACGGCGAGGGGCGTAACGGCAAGACCGTCATGGTCGAAACCCTGGGCAGGGTCTGCGGCGACTACATGGCGCCGATCCCGGCCGAGCTGCTCCTCGACCAGGGGCAGGCCAGAGACGCGGACAAGCCGACGCCTACTATTATGTCGCTTAACGGCCTGCGCGTGGCCTACGCAACCGAGTCCGAGGAAAACAGGCGTTTTTCGATCGCCCGGGTCAAATGGCTCTCCGGTGATGACCGGCTTACCGGCCGCTACATGTGGGAAAACAATCCCACCAGCTTTTATCCGACACACACCTTGTTTTTGTTGACCAACCATCGACCTCATGCCGGGGCCCATGAGTACGCCTTTTGGGACCGGCTGCGTCTAGTCGATTTCCCTTTCAGGTACGTCGACAATCCAAAAGCCGAAAACGAGCGCCAACGTGACAAGACGCTTGGAGACCACTTCGAGCGCCATGAGCTGCCCGGGATACTGGCGTGGCTGGTCAAGGGATGCCTTGCCTGGCAGCGAGATGGCATCTCGCCGCCGTCGTCCGTGCTGGCCGCAACCGAGGAATATCAGCGCGAGGAGGACCACCTCCAGGATTTCGTGGAGGAGTGTCTCATCACCACCGAGGGCGCGCGGGTTACGGCCACCGAAATCTACGACCTCTACACCCGCTGGTACATGAAAAACAGGGGCAAGTACGTCCCGACCATGAACACCTTCGGCAAGCACCTCGGCAAGAAGATCCACAAGGAACGGCGCGGCGGCACGGTCTACTACTACGACGTGCAGCTCAATCCCGTCGCCGAAGACGCATATCCTGACAAAAGGGCTGAAAAAGAAGCCGGTTACGGAAACAACTTATGGGGAAAGTCCCGCAAGTCGTGA
- a CDS encoding DUF6148 family protein has product MAIFTRAEKAEQLAAWKAALLAVAEGQEFTIGTRRLRRADLPAIQQHLDWLDKQATVEDQAAGTGSPMFGHLIPGRY; this is encoded by the coding sequence ATGGCCATATTCACCCGAGCGGAAAAAGCGGAACAGCTGGCAGCCTGGAAGGCGGCGCTTCTGGCCGTGGCCGAGGGGCAGGAATTCACGATCGGCACACGTCGCTTGCGCCGGGCGGACTTGCCCGCCATCCAGCAGCATCTGGACTGGCTGGACAAACAAGCCACGGTCGAGGATCAGGCCGCCGGCACGGGCAGCCCCATGTTCGGCCACCTTATCCCGGGGCGATACTGA
- a CDS encoding helix-turn-helix domain-containing protein — protein MSKTNLPYDRAADGKLLTVLQVSERLKCHKSYVYKLIGKHELRHIRLGDIKGLRITERSLLRYLKRRGE, from the coding sequence ATGAGCAAAACGAATCTTCCCTACGATCGCGCCGCCGACGGCAAGCTCCTCACTGTGCTGCAGGTATCGGAGCGGCTGAAATGTCACAAGAGTTACGTCTACAAGCTGATCGGCAAGCATGAACTCCGGCATATCCGCTTGGGCGACATCAAGGGGTTGCGGATCACGGAACGCAGTCTGCTGCGCTACCTCAAGCGTCGGGGAGAATAG
- a CDS encoding zinc-binding protein, producing MAADLLGLFEAHGLTPKRKTGGEWAAPCPACGGEDRCMIKPADHEGRGGYWCRQCGAYGDAIQFLRDYEGMPYQEACRHLGVEAARATASSLPRPPRQAAAQDSFEAAPSVPPAELWTQKASAFAAWAHQHLLANPTALAWLAARGLPLEAVQRDRLGWNPGEKGRSCLIRPRASWGLPPVEGKPDKSGKPQLKKTFWIPRGLVIPRFAGDAPDSPVARLRIRRPEADRREFRAETKYYVIPGSNMDAMILGCEARAFVVVESELDALMLHYQAGDLAGAVSVMTASVRKIEAGVLETLRDALAILVALDAEGKDGAGAKGCARWMASFARAKRWPVPVGKDPGEAFEKGANLRAWILAGLPAVLRPGLLPPGQPRGVGAGEEEAARGGAVENAREDVENVPAATEDARVAVEDARQPQDTASAVRWLDPDHVTAFDMVPLRELLEAMARHRVEPVLVPGRDSNVERLLALRDQGDLSPESQEHVARLFFDCCLEAVLWFADYRGMRSVKSLRDVFGRSEGNGQVAAIVRRADPETTNLSFAGWARLDFWRCPEAA from the coding sequence ATGGCCGCTGATCTGCTTGGTTTGTTCGAGGCGCATGGGCTCACGCCGAAGAGGAAAACAGGCGGCGAGTGGGCAGCGCCCTGCCCGGCCTGCGGCGGCGAGGACCGCTGCATGATCAAGCCGGCGGATCATGAGGGGCGCGGCGGCTACTGGTGCCGTCAGTGCGGGGCCTACGGCGATGCCATCCAGTTCCTCCGGGACTATGAAGGCATGCCCTACCAAGAGGCTTGCCGCCATCTGGGAGTCGAGGCGGCCCGGGCCACGGCGTCCTCTTTGCCGCGCCCGCCGAGACAGGCCGCCGCCCAGGACTCGTTCGAGGCCGCGCCGTCCGTGCCTCCTGCCGAGCTGTGGACCCAAAAGGCCAGCGCCTTTGCCGCCTGGGCCCACCAGCATCTCCTCGCCAATCCCACAGCGCTTGCCTGGCTGGCCGCGCGCGGGCTGCCTCTCGAGGCTGTCCAGCGTGACCGCCTGGGCTGGAACCCGGGCGAGAAGGGACGTTCGTGCCTCATCCGCCCCCGCGCCAGCTGGGGCCTGCCGCCGGTCGAGGGAAAGCCGGACAAGAGCGGCAAGCCCCAGCTGAAAAAGACCTTCTGGATCCCCCGCGGCTTGGTCATCCCGCGTTTTGCCGGCGACGCTCCGGACAGCCCCGTCGCGCGGCTGCGCATTCGCCGGCCCGAGGCCGACCGCCGCGAGTTCCGCGCGGAGACGAAATACTACGTCATCCCCGGATCGAACATGGACGCCATGATCCTCGGCTGCGAGGCGCGCGCCTTCGTGGTGGTCGAGTCCGAGCTGGACGCGCTCATGCTCCACTATCAAGCCGGCGACCTGGCCGGCGCGGTGTCGGTGATGACGGCCAGCGTCAGGAAGATCGAAGCCGGAGTGCTCGAAACCCTGCGCGACGCCCTGGCCATCCTGGTGGCCCTGGACGCCGAGGGCAAGGACGGGGCCGGGGCCAAGGGGTGCGCACGGTGGATGGCCAGCTTCGCCCGCGCCAAACGCTGGCCGGTCCCGGTTGGCAAGGATCCCGGCGAGGCCTTCGAGAAGGGCGCGAACCTGCGCGCCTGGATCCTTGCCGGGCTGCCGGCGGTGTTGCGTCCAGGACTTTTGCCGCCTGGACAGCCGCGAGGCGTGGGGGCGGGAGAAGAAGAGGCGGCGCGGGGCGGCGCGGTCGAGAATGCGCGGGAGGATGTCGAAAATGTGCCGGCGGCGACAGAAGATGCGCGTGTGGCCGTCGAGGATGCGCGGCAACCGCAGGATACTGCGTCCGCCGTTCGCTGGCTCGATCCGGACCACGTGACCGCGTTCGACATGGTGCCGTTGCGTGAGCTGCTCGAAGCCATGGCGCGACATCGGGTGGAGCCGGTACTCGTGCCCGGCCGCGATAGTAACGTCGAGCGGTTGTTGGCGCTGCGGGACCAGGGCGATCTTTCACCGGAATCACAGGAGCACGTCGCGCGTCTTTTCTTTGATTGCTGCCTCGAGGCGGTGCTGTGGTTCGCGGACTACCGGGGAATGCGCTCGGTCAAAAGCCTGCGGGATGTGTTCGGCCGGTCCGAAGGCAATGGGCAGGTCGCGGCCATTGTGCGGCGCGCGGATCCCGAGACGACGAATCTGTCGTTTGCCGGCTGGGCCCGGCTGGACTTCTGGCGCTGTCCGGAAGCGGCGTGA
- a CDS encoding ASCH domain-containing protein — MDIPRIAIAVQQPWAWLLVNGFKDVENRTWPLPSAYVGRRILIQASARPTFNLSMARDILEEIHARYGLPGGLRFPDEGRQSGGIVGVVRFVGCDQGHRTSPWAESGQWHWRVADAAPLPFMPCKGRLGFFRVDYAAPETRPNLLGVAS, encoded by the coding sequence ATGGATATCCCGCGCATCGCCATCGCCGTGCAACAGCCTTGGGCCTGGCTGCTGGTCAACGGATTCAAGGACGTGGAGAACAGGACGTGGCCGCTGCCCTCGGCCTACGTCGGCCGGCGGATCCTGATCCAGGCCAGTGCCCGGCCTACCTTCAACTTGTCCATGGCCAGGGACATCCTCGAGGAGATCCACGCCCGTTACGGCCTGCCGGGAGGACTGCGTTTCCCGGACGAGGGCCGGCAGTCCGGCGGCATCGTGGGCGTGGTCCGTTTTGTCGGCTGCGACCAGGGGCACCGCACCTCGCCCTGGGCGGAATCCGGCCAGTGGCACTGGCGCGTCGCCGATGCCGCCCCCCTGCCCTTCATGCCATGCAAGGGGCGGCTGGGGTTCTTTCGGGTGGACTATGCCGCGCCCGAGACGCGGCCCAACCTGCTGGGGGTGGCGTCGTGA
- a CDS encoding phage Gp37/Gp68 family protein codes for MSGKSKIEWCDSTWNPVLGCSPVSAGCANCYAARWAWRLYQMGLQRYDILAKPDGTWTGSVHFVEGELNRPLTWRKPKRIFVCSMGDLFHSRVQPFLWDEVFSRIVLTPRHTYCILTKRPERMRDVLTAPGMAERVLRRATSFPLPFHPTGKPAWPQWPPANVFVGTSIEDQPTADARLPFVTELASLGWRTMISAEPMLGPVDLTPWDRCDQCGKLRNSFDPYNGVGKPWGSDQCHEHFNPHGGCDGSYREHVLSWVICGGESGHHARPMHPDWARGLRDQCAAAGVPFFFKQWGEWGPLEGSGAGSPTPVAFWSETDVSRPIGWVEGLTTEKTQHMVRVGKRTAGRMLDGVEHNAFPETRS; via the coding sequence ATGAGCGGTAAGTCTAAAATAGAATGGTGCGATTCCACCTGGAATCCCGTTCTCGGGTGCTCGCCGGTCTCGGCCGGGTGCGCGAACTGCTACGCCGCCCGGTGGGCCTGGCGGCTCTATCAGATGGGCCTGCAACGGTACGACATCCTGGCCAAACCGGACGGCACATGGACTGGCAGCGTCCATTTCGTCGAGGGGGAGTTGAACCGGCCTTTGACCTGGCGCAAGCCCAAGCGGATTTTCGTGTGCAGCATGGGCGATCTGTTCCATTCGCGCGTGCAGCCCTTCCTCTGGGATGAAGTGTTCTCGCGCATAGTGCTGACGCCGCGCCACACCTATTGCATCCTGACTAAACGCCCCGAGCGGATGCGCGACGTTCTTACCGCGCCCGGCATGGCTGAACGTGTCCTTCGCAGGGCCACCAGCTTCCCTTTGCCGTTTCACCCCACAGGCAAGCCGGCCTGGCCGCAATGGCCCCCGGCGAACGTTTTTGTCGGCACCTCCATCGAGGACCAGCCGACGGCCGACGCGCGCCTGCCGTTTGTCACCGAGTTGGCGTCCCTGGGTTGGCGGACCATGATCAGTGCCGAGCCTATGCTGGGGCCGGTGGATCTGACGCCGTGGGATAGGTGCGACCAGTGCGGAAAGCTGCGCAACAGCTTCGATCCCTACAATGGGGTTGGGAAGCCGTGGGGGTCGGATCAATGTCACGAGCATTTTAATCCCCATGGCGGCTGCGACGGGAGTTACAGGGAGCATGTGCTCTCCTGGGTCATCTGCGGAGGCGAGTCCGGCCACCATGCCCGCCCCATGCATCCCGATTGGGCGCGCGGGTTGCGTGACCAATGCGCGGCGGCCGGCGTGCCGTTTTTCTTCAAGCAGTGGGGAGAGTGGGGGCCACTCGAAGGCTCGGGAGCGGGCAGCCCGACTCCGGTGGCCTTTTGGAGCGAAACGGATGTTTCCCGCCCCATCGGTTGGGTCGAGGGGCTCACGACGGAAAAGACACAGCACATGGTTCGCGTCGGCAAACGCACCGCCGGCAGGATGCTGGATGGCGTGGAGCACAATGCTTTCCCGGAGACACGGTCATGA
- a CDS encoding phosphoadenosine phosphosulfate reductase family protein: MMLDANGHEAAPLTAYERRWAESVDSGKVLAAYQELQRRQALPLADKVAMSLDRIRDWYEAWNGQVSVSFSGGKDSSVLLWLVRLIYPDVPAVFCHTGLEYPEILRIVKETPDHVILHPRIPFHQVIRDYGWPIASKKVARGVNILRNPTERNKNIWRLYDQGINRYGKEVHGFKVPNQWRFLVQAPFSVSDHCCQVMKKGPAAVYDRETGRKPFIGTLAADSKARQRTYLQTGCNAYDQQHPRSAPLSFWTEQDILQCILENNIPIPSVYGQIVEVDGRLVTTGVRRTGCVFCCFGLHMDHLDGPENRFQRLARTHPNLHRYCMDKLGLRKVLSYCRDAAPPRLAQLFVWEPRKILRQGSLLEVLPA, from the coding sequence ATGATGCTTGATGCCAATGGCCACGAAGCCGCACCTCTGACAGCTTACGAGCGACGTTGGGCCGAGTCCGTGGATTCCGGCAAGGTCTTGGCCGCCTACCAGGAATTGCAGCGCCGGCAGGCTTTGCCCTTGGCCGACAAGGTAGCCATGAGCCTTGACCGCATCAGGGACTGGTACGAGGCCTGGAACGGGCAGGTGTCTGTTTCGTTTTCGGGAGGAAAGGATTCTAGCGTTTTGTTGTGGCTGGTACGCCTGATTTATCCAGACGTACCAGCAGTTTTCTGTCACACTGGCCTAGAATACCCGGAGATATTGCGCATTGTGAAGGAGACTCCTGACCACGTCATCCTGCACCCGCGCATTCCGTTCCATCAGGTCATCCGGGACTATGGCTGGCCCATCGCATCCAAGAAGGTCGCCAGGGGCGTGAATATCCTGCGCAACCCAACCGAGAGGAATAAAAACATTTGGAGGCTCTACGACCAGGGTATCAACCGCTACGGGAAAGAGGTCCACGGATTCAAGGTTCCGAACCAGTGGCGTTTCCTGGTCCAAGCCCCTTTTTCGGTTTCCGATCACTGCTGCCAGGTCATGAAGAAAGGCCCGGCCGCAGTCTATGACAGAGAGACGGGACGCAAGCCGTTCATCGGCACGCTGGCCGCTGACTCCAAAGCCAGACAGCGGACCTACCTGCAGACCGGTTGCAACGCGTACGACCAGCAACATCCGCGCTCGGCCCCGCTCTCATTTTGGACTGAGCAAGACATTCTCCAATGCATCCTCGAAAACAACATTCCGATTCCATCCGTCTATGGCCAGATCGTTGAGGTGGACGGTCGGCTTGTGACCACGGGCGTGCGTCGTACCGGCTGCGTGTTCTGCTGCTTCGGCTTGCACATGGATCATTTGGACGGACCGGAGAATCGTTTCCAGCGGTTAGCCCGGACTCACCCGAACCTTCACCGCTACTGCATGGACAAGCTCGGCCTGCGCAAGGTTCTTTCTTACTGCAGGGATGCGGCCCCGCCGCGGTTGGCGCAGCTGTTTGTTTGGGAACCGAGGAAGATACTACGGCAGGGAAGCTTACTAGAGGTTCTCCCGGCATGA
- a CDS encoding S8 family serine peptidase: MAATTIDDPLFDQQWYLLNTGQNGATPGIDLNVAPVWQDYTGQGVTVGVFDTGVEYDHPDISANLDVSLSFSAMAAGVDGQPVLTEDNHGMAVAGEIAAVAGNAIGGVGVAYDATVASVYLDLSEQVENSTLKAAFADALQRTAGVYDVMSNSWGFSGEFDNFNAPEGQAMGAALSQAASEGRGGLGAVVVFAAGNDREEGFDANTDNLTNSPYSISVAAVDNTGKVSSYSTPSASNLVAAPSNSFYYTWETVVIPAEDEGDEDEVIQELVSHSYGDIVTTDRVGTLGYNTATSPEGDYAYDFGGTSAAAPLVSGVVALMLEANPALGYRDVQEILALTARNTDAAAEWTINGASTWNGGGMHASRDVGYGLVDATAAVRLAETWDRQNTTDNLLVTTGEAGVGVTLPDDGTGSVSSDIAMAAGVAVERAEVVLDLATEDVSGLTVVLTSPAGTQSVLFDAPGMAGAYPANFAMTSTAFLGESSQGDWALTVYDTKADGATVGLGGWTLNLYGAAATDDTRYVYTNEYGTYAAEGPSRTLLVDLTGTDTINASPVTTGSAVTLAPGTISLVDGAAVVLAPLTTIENLATGDGNDLLVDNDADNSLYGGRGDDVLMTSRGDDSLDGGPGFDVVGFPDIYADYTLGTDAGVLTVSSQAGIKTITNVEALSFADRVVTTDALLGTEKSGTNGPLIALS; encoded by the coding sequence ATGGCCGCGACGACCATCGACGATCCCCTGTTCGACCAGCAATGGTATCTGCTCAATACCGGCCAAAACGGCGCGACGCCCGGCATTGACCTCAATGTCGCACCGGTCTGGCAAGACTACACGGGCCAAGGCGTCACTGTCGGCGTCTTCGATACGGGGGTGGAATACGACCATCCCGATATAAGCGCCAATCTCGACGTCTCCTTGAGTTTTTCCGCCATGGCGGCCGGGGTGGATGGGCAGCCCGTATTGACCGAGGACAACCACGGCATGGCCGTGGCCGGCGAGATTGCCGCCGTGGCCGGCAACGCCATCGGCGGTGTCGGTGTTGCCTATGACGCCACCGTGGCCTCGGTCTACCTCGACTTGTCGGAGCAGGTGGAAAATTCCACTCTCAAGGCCGCTTTTGCCGATGCCCTGCAACGTACTGCCGGCGTCTACGATGTGATGAGCAACAGCTGGGGATTTAGCGGGGAATTCGACAATTTCAATGCCCCCGAGGGGCAGGCCATGGGGGCGGCATTGTCCCAGGCCGCATCCGAGGGGCGTGGCGGACTCGGGGCCGTTGTCGTCTTCGCCGCCGGCAACGACCGGGAAGAAGGCTTCGACGCCAACACCGACAATCTCACCAACTCCCCGTACAGCATTTCCGTGGCGGCTGTGGACAATACCGGCAAGGTGAGCAGCTACAGCACCCCGAGCGCGTCCAATCTGGTGGCCGCGCCGTCCAATTCCTTTTACTACACCTGGGAAACCGTTGTCATTCCCGCCGAGGACGAAGGCGACGAGGACGAGGTGATCCAGGAGCTCGTGTCGCATTCCTACGGCGACATCGTGACCACCGACCGGGTGGGGACGCTCGGCTACAATACGGCGACCTCGCCGGAAGGGGACTACGCCTATGATTTCGGCGGCACCTCGGCCGCCGCCCCCCTGGTTTCCGGCGTCGTGGCCCTCATGCTCGAAGCCAACCCCGCCCTTGGCTACCGCGACGTCCAGGAAATCCTGGCCCTGACCGCGCGCAACACGGACGCCGCCGCCGAATGGACCATAAACGGCGCGAGCACCTGGAACGGCGGCGGCATGCATGCCAGCCGCGACGTGGGATACGGCCTGGTGGACGCCACTGCCGCCGTGCGTCTGGCCGAGACCTGGGACAGGCAAAACACGACCGATAATCTTCTCGTGACAACCGGCGAGGCCGGGGTCGGCGTCACGCTCCCTGACGACGGCACCGGTTCCGTTTCCTCCGACATCGCCATGGCGGCCGGAGTTGCCGTGGAGCGGGCCGAAGTCGTGCTCGACCTGGCCACCGAGGATGTCTCCGGCCTGACCGTCGTCCTGACCTCGCCGGCGGGCACCCAAAGCGTCCTCTTCGACGCGCCGGGCATGGCCGGGGCGTACCCGGCCAATTTCGCCATGACCTCCACCGCCTTTCTGGGCGAATCCTCCCAGGGCGACTGGGCGCTGACCGTCTACGACACCAAGGCCGACGGCGCGACCGTGGGCCTTGGAGGCTGGACCCTCAACCTCTACGGCGCGGCCGCGACCGACGACACGCGCTACGTCTATACCAACGAGTACGGAACCTACGCCGCCGAGGGCCCCTCGCGCACGCTGCTTGTCGACCTGACGGGCACGGACACCATAAACGCCTCGCCCGTAACGACCGGGTCCGCCGTCACCCTGGCGCCGGGGACCATCAGCCTTGTCGACGGAGCGGCCGTTGTCCTCGCGCCGCTGACCACCATCGAGAATCTCGCCACCGGCGACGGCAACGACCTGCTCGTGGACAATGACGCCGACAACAGTCTGTATGGCGGCCGGGGCGACGACGTGCTCATGACCAGCCGGGGCGACGACAGTCTTGATGGCGGCCCGGGCTTCGATGTGGTCGGCTTCCCCGACATTTATGCGGATTATACGCTCGGAACGGACGCTGGCGTGCTCACGGTGTCGAGCCAGGCCGGAATCAAGACCATCACCAATGTCGAGGCCTTGTCCTTTGCCGACCGGGTCGTGACCACGGATGCGCTGCTTGGTACGGAGAAGAGTGGGACGAACGGACCGCTGATTGCCCTCAGCTGA
- a CDS encoding DUF4113 domain-containing protein, producing MSTFDAINDRFGRDTHKFAACGIKQDWLTGKRRMGALPLRDCSAIFL from the coding sequence GTGAGCACGTTTGATGCGATCAATGACCGTTTCGGCCGGGACACGCACAAGTTCGCCGCCTGTGGCATCAAGCAGGACTGGCTGACAGGGAAGCGGCGGATGGGCGCATTGCCTTTGCGCGATTGTTCGGCTATTTTTTTATAA